A region of the Mytilus galloprovincialis chromosome 1, xbMytGall1.hap1.1, whole genome shotgun sequence genome:
gataaaaaataaacaacggAATAAGATAACATTGCTGGATGACGGCTTCAAAGCAATAAAATAAGCTCGGGTTTCAGAGTTTGcttttctatatttctttttaattttttttcaacatgtttctttctttcaaaaataACGATATCAGTTGCATGTGTAATTATGATGTAAAAGTCGCAATAGAATTAAGATTGAATTgtttaaattaatgaaataagAAAGATGAAGGTTTAATATATACTATAGTGACATAGAGAGACAACGATACAATTTAgaacaatgcacatatatatataagagtaAAACAAGGAAAGGAACATGCAACATGCAAAGCGTATAGATGACGACATAAAATagcgaaaataaaaaaaaattcaatctattattATACCAGTGGATGGAAATACAAAGAACAATACCACCTTAAAACAGCAACAAAGACCAaccacataaaaaaataaagttctaTACATTACCTTAGAGTTTAAATAAATCTTAAACACGTGAAAATATCATGACAGTTACTACCTTTGTCCGTCAAGTGTACATGTATAAAACACTTATAacgttaaaaaaacaaatgaaaatccaTATTTAGTTTCCCCCACCTATTCGTCTGTTGATATTCAGCTGAGCTTCCAAATTAGGCATTGCTTTCTAACTTCAACATTTATAGTTGATAATTCCAGCTTTCATATTATAATAGTAATATAAAGAACATCAGTTAGAATTTCATTTCTTCTAAAATGTGTGCTTCAAACTTACTGATATATTTAGCGTATGACCAGATTATTACAATTTTCAGCTTAACTTATTTTTtcgccaaataaaaaaaaattgtttcctaGTACACGTCTTTACTTGCAATATTACTATTTCACAGATAACTTATTATAAAACTtacctttttctttattttcatctgTATCCGCTCTGGGGTTTGTAGCATGTGATAGTTCAAGTTTTCGCTGGAGATCTTTTTGTTCTTCGGCGAAAGCTTTCACTCTCTCGTGAAGTTTTGCGACTGAGGATTTCAGCATTATGTTGTATTCAGTATTGCTGCTGCTTGGatactttaaaataaacaaaccaatAATTTAGCATTAACATTGTGTAATACACTAGTCATTTTCTTTTTCTACAAAATCGAAACAACATTCTAGAAATCAAGTGAATAGACATAGTCAGGAatttactttttaacaatttacataccatgattttgtacatgtattataaaatcCAAAAAATTAACATTACCAACACCAAAAACGACTCGTTTGGATGCGATCGTATGGAACAGTTATATAATGATTCAAATTTAGGACTTCGTACCAATACATACTAAATTATTATTTTCgttatttatttaaaaaggatgcacaattatagtatatttttaAATACCAAATGATACTGCTCTTTTGATGGACCTGGTTCATATGAGGCCGATAATGGAGTGACTGCTGGTTTATGAAAATCCTCAAACATTTTCCTGATCTGTTCCTGTCGTTTTTTCTCTCGTCTCTCGTCTCTTTCTTCTTTCcattttttctctctttcaaATGCTTCAATAAGTTTTTGTCGCTCTGCATCTCTAACAGATTGGAAGAACGCTACACGGTCCTCCTCACTAGCTGTTTCTTCCATATCTAGTGCCTCTGTTTCGACCTGATTTGGCAAAATTTTCTCTGTTATAATCATTGGTTTAGCTTGAATGTCCTGATTTTCTACTTTGTCGACTTCTGTGTTCAGGGTTGACATAAGTCTATCAAGCTCTTTAATTCTGGCAGCTCCAAAGAAAGTAATTAGTTCATCTTCACTCGCTGTTTCTGTGTTCTCTTCTTCAGTGTTTTGTTCTTCAATTGTTGCAGTAAGTCTCTCAAACTCTTTGGTTCTGGCATCTCCAAAGAAAGCAATTCGCTCCTCTTCACTCGCTGTTTCTGTGTTCTCTGCTTCATCGTTTTCGTCTTTCATTGTTGCAGTAAGTCTCCCAAACTCTTTGGTTCTGGCATTTCCAAAGAAAGCTACTCTTTCCTTTTCACTCGCTGTGTCTGTGTCCATTGTTTGTTTAACTGACACTGCATCTGATTCCGTTTCGCTGCAAGCAGCATGCAATACAGATTGGATAAATCCGCTCAAGTTGCGTTCAAAGATCGCGTTATCCTCATCCATACCTTAAAATGGAACAACGAT
Encoded here:
- the LOC143080479 gene encoding uncharacterized protein LOC143080479; the protein is MNQEIKEFSMDEDNAIFERNLSGFIQSVLHAACSETESDAVSVKQTMDTDTASEKERVAFFGNARTKEFGRLTATMKDENDEAENTETASEEERIAFFGDARTKEFERLTATIEEQNTEEENTETASEDELITFFGAARIKELDRLMSTLNTEVDKVENQDIQAKPMIITEKILPNQVETEALDMEETASEEDRVAFFQSVRDAERQKLIEAFEREKKWKEERDERREKKRQEQIRKMFEDFHKPAVTPLSASYEPGPSKEQYHLYPSSSNTEYNIMLKSSVAKLHERVKAFAEEQKDLQRKLELSHATNPRADTDENKEKGHISIRTKSDAEIIKADRTNDVKRTGPVRSFVNRIFKRNKSTTADLSTKPVNPEELKLDLSLLDDNREKEEDQPDTARTSDSERYTLSDTEEPPRPRLKPFFTPLQETHETTISKCTSHKVTESMNQFLFNEPTKADPTEIPVHSGSIGRFQRFRKQFKRLFCCCCSKNVKDRDTVCS